The following are from one region of the Hymenobacter sp. YIM 151858-1 genome:
- a CDS encoding cryptochrome/photolyase family protein gives MKIALFWHRRDFRQHDNAGLTAALQSGLPVVPLFIYDTDILDYVPRPRDARLTFIYDEVERLARRTEAAGGTFLAYYGKPVEVFRQLLERHDLGAVFTNEDYEPYATQRDTEVAELLQSRGVPFKAYKDQVIFAKNEVLTKSGTPHKAFGMYRDAWEAKLREEDLRPYPSAELYRAEHLGCLPAPPRPTLEQMGFERFEQYVPTAEIPAENFVRDYHLTRDRLGLANSSTRRSVHLRFGTLSVRELMRQAHEFNPKLLAELVWRDYYMMLMWHFPDTAHESYNPRLRHVEYRNNEEEYQRWCDGQTGYPLVDAGMRELNQTGFLHNRARIAVAGFLNKHLLIDWRLGERYFADKLLDYDLALNVGNWQWVAGTGVVAAPWFRVFSPESQLQKFDPTLEYVRRWVPEYGTKAYPAPMVDHKFARERAVAVFRAAYHAVV, from the coding sequence ATGAAAATTGCGCTGTTCTGGCACCGCCGCGACTTCCGGCAGCACGATAACGCCGGCCTGACTGCCGCCCTGCAAAGCGGCCTGCCCGTGGTGCCGCTGTTCATCTACGACACCGACATCCTCGACTACGTGCCGCGCCCCCGCGATGCGCGCCTTACCTTTATTTATGATGAGGTGGAGCGCCTGGCCCGGCGAACCGAAGCCGCGGGCGGCACTTTTCTGGCCTACTATGGCAAGCCCGTGGAGGTGTTCCGGCAGCTGCTCGAGCGCCACGACCTAGGGGCGGTTTTCACCAACGAAGACTACGAGCCCTACGCCACCCAGCGCGACACCGAAGTAGCCGAGCTGCTGCAAAGCCGCGGCGTGCCTTTCAAAGCGTATAAGGATCAGGTCATCTTCGCCAAAAACGAGGTGCTCACCAAATCGGGCACGCCGCACAAGGCCTTTGGCATGTACCGCGACGCCTGGGAGGCCAAGCTGCGCGAGGAAGACCTGCGCCCCTACCCCTCGGCCGAGCTGTACCGGGCCGAGCACCTAGGGTGCCTGCCCGCGCCACCCCGCCCTACCCTCGAGCAAATGGGGTTTGAGCGCTTCGAGCAATACGTGCCCACGGCCGAAATACCGGCCGAAAACTTCGTGCGCGACTACCACCTTACCCGCGACCGGCTGGGGCTGGCCAACAGCAGCACGCGCCGCTCGGTGCACCTACGCTTTGGCACCCTGAGCGTGCGCGAGCTGATGCGCCAGGCCCACGAGTTCAACCCCAAGCTGCTGGCCGAGCTGGTGTGGCGCGACTACTACATGATGCTGATGTGGCACTTCCCCGACACGGCTCACGAAAGCTACAACCCTAGGTTGCGCCACGTGGAGTACCGCAACAACGAGGAAGAATACCAGCGCTGGTGCGATGGGCAAACGGGCTACCCGCTGGTAGATGCCGGCATGCGCGAGCTAAACCAAACCGGCTTTCTGCACAACCGCGCCCGCATTGCCGTGGCTGGTTTCCTCAACAAGCACCTGCTCATTGATTGGCGCCTGGGCGAGCGGTATTTTGCCGATAAGCTGCTCGATTACGACCTGGCCCTGAACGTGGGCAACTGGCAGTGGGTGGCCGGCACCGGCGTGGTGGCCGCGCCGTGGTTCCGGGTGTTCAGCCCCGAGTCGCAGCTCCAAAAGTTCGACCCCACGCTGGAGTACGTACGCCGCTGGGTGCCCGAGTACGGCACCAAGGCATATCCGGCCCCTATGGTCGACCACAAGTTTGCCCGCGAGCGGGCGGTGGCGGTGTTCCGTGCAGCTTATCACGCTGTAGTGTAA
- a CDS encoding TetR/AcrR family transcriptional regulator — translation MEKDRIKQAYFDYVLRKNTPPASVFKLTKKLGIPEAEFYRYYPTFEAIDREIWADFGRQAREQASKDAVWPEYSAREKLLGFYFTLLEILKQNRSYALQSLRRYMPELPGLTPRVLDDFRQDFQAFVGGILHAGQSTDEVARRPVLQQRYPRLFWQQALFVLGFFAKDDSLNFERTDAAVEKAVRLSFDLVGPNTLDSAFDLARFLFQSRRR, via the coding sequence ATGGAGAAAGACCGCATCAAGCAGGCGTATTTCGACTACGTACTGCGCAAGAACACGCCGCCCGCCTCGGTTTTCAAGCTTACCAAAAAACTCGGCATACCGGAGGCCGAGTTCTACCGCTACTACCCCACTTTCGAGGCCATCGACCGCGAAATTTGGGCTGATTTTGGCCGGCAGGCCCGCGAGCAAGCCAGCAAAGACGCCGTGTGGCCCGAGTACTCGGCCCGCGAGAAGCTGCTGGGCTTTTACTTCACGCTGCTCGAAATCCTGAAGCAAAACCGCAGCTACGCGCTGCAGTCGCTCCGGCGCTACATGCCCGAGCTGCCCGGCCTCACGCCGCGCGTACTCGACGATTTCCGGCAGGACTTTCAGGCCTTTGTGGGCGGTATTTTGCACGCCGGCCAAAGCACCGACGAGGTAGCCCGCCGCCCCGTGTTGCAACAGCGGTACCCGCGCTTGTTTTGGCAGCAGGCCTTGTTCGTGCTCGGGTTCTTCGCCAAGGATGACTCGCTGAACTTCGAGCGCACCGATGCGGCCGTGGAAAAAGCCGTGCGCCTGAGCTTCGACCTGGTAGGCCCCAACACCCTGGATTCGGCTTTCGACCTGGCCCGCTTCCTGTTTCAATCGCGCCGCCGCTAA
- a CDS encoding dienelactone hydrolase family protein: MKYLFAFVAAWLCGATAVLAQEPAPCCAKPTPDAMLAFAQLAADPAFMTGHESPLPFDYTPQATGHTITFTTPDSSTAYGYEVKPAQPNGKYLFVIHEWWGLNDYIKRETDRLAAALPGVTVLAIDLYDGKLATTAPEASRLVQTVDKTRAQNIIRGALQHAGPKAQVATLGWCFGGGWSLQAAMLAGKQAAGCVVYYGMPEKDVARLKTLNTDVLGIFATQDQSISPAVVKQFQGDMKKAGKQLTVHNFEAAHAFANPSNPKYDATAATKANALALGYLKKKFKLKG; the protein is encoded by the coding sequence ATGAAATACCTGTTCGCATTTGTGGCAGCCTGGCTGTGCGGCGCAACTGCGGTACTGGCCCAAGAGCCGGCGCCGTGCTGCGCTAAGCCCACCCCCGATGCCATGCTAGCCTTTGCCCAACTAGCCGCCGATCCGGCATTTATGACCGGGCACGAGTCGCCCCTGCCCTTCGACTACACCCCGCAGGCCACCGGCCATACCATCACGTTTACCACCCCCGACAGCAGCACCGCCTACGGCTACGAGGTGAAACCCGCGCAGCCCAACGGCAAATACCTGTTCGTGATACACGAGTGGTGGGGCCTGAACGACTACATCAAGCGCGAAACCGACCGCCTGGCCGCCGCGCTGCCCGGCGTTACGGTACTGGCCATCGATTTGTACGACGGCAAGCTGGCCACCACCGCGCCGGAGGCGAGCCGCCTGGTGCAAACCGTGGATAAAACCCGCGCCCAGAACATTATCCGCGGAGCCCTGCAACATGCCGGGCCCAAGGCCCAGGTTGCCACCCTGGGTTGGTGCTTCGGGGGCGGGTGGTCGTTGCAGGCGGCTATGCTGGCCGGCAAGCAGGCCGCGGGCTGCGTGGTTTACTACGGCATGCCCGAAAAGGACGTGGCCCGGCTGAAAACCCTGAACACCGATGTGCTGGGCATTTTTGCTACCCAGGATCAGAGCATCAGCCCAGCCGTGGTAAAGCAGTTTCAGGGTGATATGAAAAAGGCCGGCAAGCAGCTGACGGTGCACAACTTTGAGGCCGCGCACGCCTTTGCCAACCCCAGCAACCCCAAGTACGACGCTACCGCCGCCACCAAGGCCAACGCGCTGGCGCTCGGCTACCTCAAAAAGAAGTTTAAGCTGAAGGGCTAG
- a CDS encoding ABC1 kinase family protein, which yields MSNLPNEGAAPEPGSGQPLVSLPTTKVARAARFAKTGLKVGANYVKHYAKRAAGAEVSQDDLHAANAAELYGALSQMKGSVLKVAQMLAMEKNILPTAYAEQFAQAQYQTPPLSGPLVVKAFRDAFGKSPYELFDAFEPAARQAASIGQVHFARLGAKELAVKVQYPGVASSIKSDLGLVKPVALRILGLDEAQVRPYLEEVETRLLEETDYALELRRGQQIAAQCAHLPHLEFPRYYPELSSARILTMDWLPGRHLREFLQTEPSQAVRNQLGQALWDFYMFQLNELRQVHADPHPGNFLLRADAGGTVGVLDFGCVKEIPPEVHAIFTALLAPETLDDEARLLGLLEEAGVLRPSDAAARRELYLRTLHDSLALVGQPFRQPTFDFGNPAFLESLYALGDNLMQNPELRQEREPRGSEHFIYLNRTYVGLYALLTELGALVRTMPAA from the coding sequence ATGAGCAACCTCCCCAACGAGGGCGCCGCGCCCGAGCCCGGCAGTGGCCAGCCTTTGGTGTCGCTGCCCACCACCAAGGTGGCGCGGGCCGCACGCTTCGCCAAAACCGGCCTGAAGGTAGGCGCCAACTACGTGAAGCACTACGCCAAGCGCGCCGCCGGCGCCGAGGTAAGCCAGGACGACCTGCACGCCGCCAACGCGGCCGAGCTCTACGGCGCGCTCAGTCAAATGAAGGGCTCGGTGCTGAAGGTGGCGCAGATGCTGGCCATGGAGAAGAACATTCTGCCCACGGCCTACGCCGAGCAGTTTGCGCAGGCGCAGTACCAAACGCCGCCGCTCTCGGGGCCGCTGGTCGTGAAGGCTTTTCGCGATGCGTTCGGCAAGTCGCCCTACGAGTTGTTCGATGCGTTTGAGCCCGCCGCCCGGCAGGCCGCCAGCATCGGGCAGGTGCACTTTGCGCGCCTGGGTGCCAAGGAGCTGGCCGTGAAGGTGCAGTACCCCGGCGTGGCTTCCAGCATCAAATCCGACCTAGGGCTGGTGAAGCCCGTGGCCCTGCGCATCCTCGGCCTCGACGAAGCCCAGGTGCGCCCTTACCTGGAGGAGGTGGAAACCCGCCTGCTCGAAGAAACCGACTACGCCCTGGAGCTGCGCCGCGGCCAGCAAATTGCCGCGCAGTGCGCCCACCTGCCGCACCTGGAGTTTCCGAGGTACTACCCCGAGCTTTCGTCGGCCCGCATCCTGACCATGGATTGGCTGCCGGGCCGGCATCTGCGCGAGTTTCTGCAAACCGAGCCCAGTCAGGCGGTGCGCAACCAGTTGGGTCAGGCTTTGTGGGATTTCTATATGTTTCAGCTGAACGAGCTGCGCCAGGTGCACGCCGATCCGCACCCCGGCAACTTCCTGCTTCGCGCCGATGCGGGCGGCACCGTGGGCGTGCTCGATTTTGGCTGCGTGAAGGAAATACCCCCCGAGGTGCACGCCATCTTCACGGCCCTGCTCGCCCCCGAAACCCTCGACGACGAAGCCCGCCTCCTAGGTTTGCTGGAAGAAGCCGGCGTGCTGCGCCCCTCCGACGCCGCTGCCCGGCGCGAGCTGTACCTGCGCACCCTGCACGACTCGCTTGCGCTGGTAGGCCAGCCGTTCCGCCAACCTACCTTCGACTTCGGCAACCCGGCTTTCTTGGAGTCGCTCTACGCCCTCGGCGACAACCTGATGCAAAACCCCGAGCTGCGGCAGGAGCGCGAGCCGCGCGGCTCCGAGCACTTTATTTACCTGAACCGCACTTACGTGGGCCTTTACGCGCTGCTTACCGAGCTGGGCGCTTTGGTGCGCACCATGCCGGCTGCCTAG
- a CDS encoding DUF6707 family protein yields MAAATEQIEAKRKVLAEVASQLSNHPQLARLASSLAKNFKPTVADALRRTQLLAYWLYVSEQPVLALQVCQLLNDIPFENDFNRWTWIELTLALECQLHSEVGNMAQAQNCATAILAPYEAAFPASRRTLAGRLHGSLLREKEISTAELYADATAATNFRLSQLGELLLIRALGGLEAVPVAEVDQQLRSTLNKLRA; encoded by the coding sequence ATGGCAGCTGCAACCGAGCAAATTGAAGCCAAGCGCAAGGTACTGGCCGAAGTAGCTAGTCAACTGTCCAACCACCCTCAACTAGCCCGCTTAGCTAGCAGTTTGGCTAAGAACTTTAAACCAACTGTTGCCGACGCGCTCCGACGAACGCAGCTTTTGGCGTATTGGCTATATGTGAGCGAACAGCCTGTGCTGGCACTACAAGTGTGTCAATTGCTGAACGATATTCCTTTCGAAAACGACTTCAACCGCTGGACCTGGATTGAACTGACCCTAGCCCTGGAATGCCAACTCCATTCTGAGGTCGGAAATATGGCTCAAGCACAAAACTGCGCAACAGCCATCTTAGCTCCTTATGAAGCAGCTTTTCCAGCTAGTCGTCGCACCTTAGCAGGTCGACTACATGGCTCATTGTTGCGCGAAAAAGAGATTAGCACGGCAGAACTCTATGCAGATGCCACGGCTGCAACTAACTTCCGTTTGAGCCAGTTGGGCGAGCTACTGTTAATTCGTGCCCTTGGCGGATTGGAAGCCGTGCCAGTTGCGGAGGTTGATCAGCAGCTACGCTCGACCTTGAACAAGCTAAGAGCCTGA